A single region of the Triticum dicoccoides isolate Atlit2015 ecotype Zavitan chromosome 2B, WEW_v2.0, whole genome shotgun sequence genome encodes:
- the LOC119363595 gene encoding protein CURVATURE THYLAKOID 1B, chloroplastic-like has protein sequence MAATCRFAAPLGLAPLPRSCAGAKSVAFSMGTTKVAPRTRSVAVRAGDGPAETPEILKAAQDAWAKVEDKYAVATIGVAGLVALWTAVGALKSIDKLPILPGVLELVGIGYTGWFTYRNLIFQPDREALISNIKSTYNEITGSSS, from the exons ATGGCCGCCACCTGCCGCTTCGCCGCGCCACTGGGTCTCGCCCCGCTGCCTCGAAGCTGCGCCGGCGCCAAGAGCGTCGCTTTCTCGATGGGCACCACCAAGGTAGCTCCACGGACACGGAGCGTCGCGGTGAGGGCGGGCGACGGCCCGGCGGAGACGCCGGAGatcctcaaggctgcgcaggacgcg TGGGCAAAAGTTGAGGACAAGTACGCCGTGGCCACCATCGGCGTCGCCGGGCTCGTCGCGCTCTGGACAGCAGTGGGGGCGCTCAAG TCCATTGACAAGCTTCCTATCTTGCCTGGTGTGTTGGAGCTCGTTGGAATCGGGTACACAGGA TGGTTCACATATCGCAACCTCATCTTTCAGCCAGACAG GGAAGCTCTGATCAGCAACATCAAGAGCACTTATAACGAAATCACTGGGAGCAGCAGCTAA